The following coding sequences are from one Streptomyces sp. V3I7 window:
- a CDS encoding site-specific integrase encodes MVKARVLKAPEIERAPQTLTGVQTEQVIDAARTARDRLLLTVLVEAGLRIGEALGLRREDMHLLPDSTHLGCRTGGAHLHVRPRQDNVNGARAKAGRPRMVPLTPEVVHRYRDHLAEREQVVGSADCDYVFLNLVGVHAGRPLSYSNTKQVIERIGRRCGLTARPHMMRHTAATRWIRNGVAPDVVQTLLGHASSASTAVYLHAQDEDLRAAVAAVAAVESLAPERPEDGHDYSTSHRRALLRHWRTFLEYARQAGMMDHVPGGFALNPRFHSIAAVEVTEDDLGRAIPEHVIAQLDVHLGLLGASTGYASGGWRAADFARMYQVVYAVLRDTGRRPGEVTSLHRDCLERVDGKPTLIYDNHKRRRHGRRLPISETTAQLVETWQKELDALPAVPACAQWLFPSPGQRNRPRRGHLNTSHFCNRIFRNWVDELIPDLVDDRLDEDGAPHAYDRTQVVPYGFRHAYAQRHADAGTRPDVLRELMDHRSLDVTMGYYKVSLSRKQEAVRTVAALAVDRHGAARGFGDPLAYEVESVGDPYGGCTEPSNVKAGGGHCQIRFQCAGCDFYRPDPSYLPALEQQIADLRADKEAALAMEAADWVVRNLDDQIRAYSKSADEMRRKLDALPAEERAAVESASRELRKARSAAAFIPLQALTTRSSE; translated from the coding sequence ATGGTCAAAGCCCGCGTCCTGAAGGCGCCGGAGATCGAGCGGGCACCACAGACGCTCACTGGCGTCCAGACGGAGCAGGTCATCGATGCCGCTCGCACTGCGCGTGACCGGCTGCTGCTGACCGTCCTGGTGGAAGCGGGCCTTCGCATCGGCGAAGCCCTTGGACTGCGGCGTGAGGACATGCATCTGCTCCCCGACTCCACGCACCTGGGCTGCCGAACCGGTGGCGCGCACCTGCACGTCAGGCCCCGGCAGGACAACGTCAACGGGGCGCGTGCCAAAGCCGGGCGCCCTCGCATGGTTCCGCTCACACCGGAAGTGGTACACCGATACCGCGATCATCTCGCCGAGCGTGAACAGGTAGTCGGCTCCGCCGACTGTGACTACGTCTTCCTCAACCTCGTCGGCGTCCACGCGGGACGTCCGCTCTCGTACTCCAATACCAAGCAAGTGATTGAACGGATCGGGAGGCGCTGTGGTCTGACCGCCCGACCGCACATGATGCGGCACACAGCCGCCACCCGCTGGATCCGCAACGGGGTCGCCCCGGACGTCGTACAGACCCTCCTGGGGCACGCCTCCTCGGCGAGCACCGCCGTGTACTTGCACGCCCAGGACGAGGATCTCCGCGCAGCCGTCGCGGCCGTCGCGGCCGTCGAAAGTCTCGCGCCGGAGCGTCCCGAGGACGGTCACGACTACTCCACCAGCCACCGCAGAGCCCTGCTCCGCCACTGGCGCACGTTCCTGGAATACGCCCGTCAGGCCGGGATGATGGACCACGTGCCCGGCGGGTTCGCGCTCAACCCCCGCTTCCACAGCATCGCCGCCGTGGAAGTGACCGAGGACGATCTCGGCCGCGCGATCCCCGAACACGTCATCGCCCAGCTCGACGTGCACCTCGGTCTGCTGGGCGCCTCGACGGGGTACGCGAGCGGCGGCTGGAGGGCCGCCGACTTCGCGCGGATGTACCAGGTGGTCTACGCGGTCCTCCGGGACACCGGCCGACGTCCGGGCGAGGTCACCAGCCTGCACCGCGACTGCCTGGAGCGGGTCGACGGCAAACCGACGCTGATCTACGACAACCACAAACGGCGACGCCACGGCCGTCGGCTGCCGATCTCGGAGACCACCGCCCAGCTGGTCGAAACCTGGCAGAAAGAGCTCGATGCGCTACCGGCCGTACCAGCCTGCGCCCAGTGGCTTTTTCCCTCACCGGGACAGCGCAACCGTCCACGCCGCGGGCATCTGAACACTTCGCATTTCTGCAACCGGATCTTCCGGAACTGGGTCGACGAACTGATCCCTGACCTTGTGGACGACCGGCTCGACGAGGACGGCGCCCCGCACGCCTACGACCGGACCCAGGTCGTCCCGTACGGCTTCCGTCACGCGTACGCCCAGCGTCATGCGGACGCGGGCACTCGCCCTGACGTCCTGCGGGAACTCATGGACCACCGTTCACTGGACGTGACCATGGGCTACTACAAGGTCTCCCTCAGCCGAAAGCAGGAGGCCGTGCGCACGGTCGCGGCACTCGCCGTCGACCGGCACGGAGCAGCCCGCGGATTCGGCGATCCCCTCGCCTACGAGGTGGAAAGCGTCGGGGATCCCTACGGCGGCTGCACCGAGCCGAGCAACGTCAAGGCCGGCGGCGGGCACTGCCAGATCCGCTTCCAGTGCGCCGGATGCGACTTCTACCGACCCGATCCCTCCTACCTCCCCGCCCTGGAACAGCAGATCGCGGACCTGCGGGCCGACAAGGAAGCCGCCCTGGCGATGGAGGCCGCCGACTGGGTCGTGCGCAATCTCGACGACCAGATCCGCGCCTACTCGAAGTCGGCCGACGAGATGCGGCGGAAACTCGACGCGCTGCCCGCCGAGGAGCGGGCCGCCGTCGAATCCGCCTCACGCGAGCTGCGCAAGGCACGTTCGGCAGCGGCCTTCATCCCTCTGCAGGCGCTGACGACACGGAGCTCCGAATGA
- a CDS encoding DUF6262 family protein codes for MKIPAASGGNDRNARVERLRVSRAKDSEDKTRRALDAVDGLLRSGRRITVTQVAREASVSTWFVYNQPQVHQAVQDGITAQRARGRRNSVAPEASQVSPAGLRTDLALAREEIKDLKKERDRLRNRVRLSLGAELEGVNRNELIERVQQIEQRNTALEQALSEARDQIAALEGQLRVAEDDLTAARASLRRAMRSVPTP; via the coding sequence ATGAAAATCCCTGCTGCTTCCGGCGGCAACGACCGGAACGCCCGGGTCGAGCGCCTGCGCGTCAGCCGAGCCAAGGACAGCGAAGACAAGACCAGGCGTGCACTCGACGCCGTGGACGGCCTTCTCCGCTCGGGACGACGGATCACCGTCACCCAAGTGGCACGGGAAGCCTCGGTGTCCACGTGGTTCGTCTACAACCAGCCTCAGGTGCACCAGGCCGTTCAGGACGGCATCACCGCCCAGCGAGCGCGGGGGCGCCGCAACTCCGTCGCTCCGGAGGCATCTCAGGTGTCTCCGGCCGGGTTGCGGACGGATCTTGCACTGGCCCGCGAAGAGATCAAGGACCTCAAGAAGGAGCGCGATCGGCTCCGTAACCGGGTCAGGCTGTCTCTCGGCGCCGAGTTGGAGGGCGTGAACCGGAATGAGCTGATCGAGCGGGTACAGCAGATCGAGCAGCGGAATACCGCGCTGGAGCAAGCGTTGTCAGAGGCCAGGGATCAGATCGCCGCCCTGGAGGGCCAACTGCGTGTGGCGGAGGACGACCTCACCGCCGCGCGAGCCAGTCTCCGCCGTGCCATGCGGTCCGTTCCGACTCCGTAA